A genomic window from Salvia hispanica cultivar TCC Black 2014 chromosome 5, UniMelb_Shisp_WGS_1.0, whole genome shotgun sequence includes:
- the LOC125190797 gene encoding pentatricopeptide repeat-containing protein At2g17140 isoform X1: MEQAKMVAKALLRNSDNPHLAWLLFKRTLATNTKDFSFSHHTFSLIVPILIRAHMFSQLDSLHHHLLLFPTPPHHALFSLVKMLADAGRLHQAFSQFQSLRARLSTPPPSIVLYNLLIRASIQENCPNFVSWLYKDIIFSKVKLQTYTFNLLIGALCDAGRLEDACHLFDKMRDKGCQPNEYTFGILARGYCCDGLVDKGLELLDLMRTMGLVPTAVIYNTFIAGLCKEGKDDEAERLVERMKEDGLAPNVVTFNTRISSLCKAGKILEASRIFRDMQTSELELPKPNTVTHNIMLDGFYRERMLAEAEALVLSMKRDSIFSSVKSYNIWLLGLVSNGKLFEAQAVLKEMVDDGVQPNAHSYNILINGLCKSGMLADARRVVSLMITGGVSPDVTTYSALLQGYCRKGKNVEANKILNEMTRAGCVPNAYTYNILLHSLWREGRTEEAERLMQKMNERGDGLDTVSCNIVIDGLCRSGNVDKAVEIVSEMWTHGSAALGNLGNSYIGLVDENRKKCLPDLITYSTIINGLCSDGRLDEAKKKFTEMLGRNLYPDSVVYDIFLFNLCKRGKISSAFQVLKDMERKGCNKTLRTYNCLLFGLGVTNQIYEMFGQLNEMKERGTSPNVSTYNIILHSLCEGQRSEEAAFILDEMLQKGVTPNLNSYKLLIKTFCRTGEFRPAQDVFEIAISVCGHKEVLYTLMFEELLLGGEILEAKQLFEASIERCFDLSSFSYKDLIDKLCINENFDLAHDILKKMVQRGCSFDPALFMPVIEYLLSKGNKHEANELTERMLAMGSNVEVKNMVHNGEKQLNRGKKHKDIGSDWETILHRDDGSTMALKTLKRVQKGWGHSNLSLAHKNDFLDDLDAPY; this comes from the exons ATGGAACAAGCAAAAATGGTGGCCAAAGCTCTCCTCCGAAACTCCGACAATCCGCACCTGGCCTGGCTTCTCTTCAAGCGCACACTCGCCACCAATACTAAAGACTTCTCCTTTTCCCATCACACATTCTCTCTCATCGTCCCAATTCTCATCCGCGCCCACATGTTCTCTCAACTCGACTCTCTCCACCACCATCTCCTCCTCTTCCCAACGCCGCCGCATCATGCTTTGTTCTCCCTCGTCAAGATGTTGGCCGATGCTGGCCGACTTCACCAAGccttttctcaatttcaatcTCTTCGCGCCCGTTTGTCCACGCCACCGCCCTCAATTGTTCTCTACAATTTGTTAATTCGAGCTTCTATCCAAGAAAATTGCCCTAATTTTGTGTCCTGGCTTTATAAAGATATAATCTTTTCCAAGGTGAAGCTCCAGACTTATACTTTTAATCTCTTGATTGGCGCCTTGTGCGACGCGGGTCGTTTGGAGGATGCCTGCCActtgtttgataaaatgcGTGACAAAGGTTGTCAGCCTAATGAGTACACTTTTGGAATTTTGGCACGTGGTTATTGCTGCGATGGGCTCGTTGATAAAGGTTTGGAGCTTCTGGATTTGATGAGGACGATGGGTTTGGTCCCCACTGCAGTTATATACAACACTTTCATTGCAGGGTTGTGTAAAGAGGGTAAAGATGACGAAGCTGAGAGATTGGTGGAGAGGATGAAAGAGGATGGTCTGGCTCCAAATGTTGTTACCTTTAACACAAGGATATCTTCTCTCTGCAAAGCTGGGAAGATCTTGGAAGCGTCCAGGATATTCAGGGATATGCAAACGAGTGAGTTAGAATTGCCAAAGCCCAATACTGTGACACATAACATAATGTTGGATGGCTTTTACCGGGAAAGGATGTTAGCAGAAGCAGAAGCTCTAGTTTTATCTATGAAAAGGGATAGTATTTTCTCGAGTGTGAAGAGTTATAACATATGGCTGTTGGGTTTGGTGAGCAATGGAAAACTGTTTGAGGCTCAAGCAGTTCTAAAAGAAATGGTTGATGATGGAGTTCAACCAAATGCACACTCGTACAACATTTTGATTAACGGCTTATGTAAAAGTGGCATGCTTGCAGATGCAAGGAGAGTTGTTAGTTTGATGATAACTGGGGGTGTTTCCCCTGATGTAACTACTTATAGTGCATTGCTCCAGGGGTATTGCAGGAAAGGGAAGAATGTTGAGGCCAATAAAATTCTGAATGAGATGACTAGAGCTGGATGTGTGCCAAATGCTTACACTTACAATATATTGCTACACAGTTTGTGGAGAGAAGGAAGAACAGAAGAAGCGGAGAGGTTAATGCAGAAGATGAATGAACGAGGGGATGGATTAGATACTGTGAGCTGCAACATTGTGATTGATGGTTTGTGTAGAAGTGGGAATGTCGATAAAGCAGTTGAAATTGTGAGTGAAATGTGGACTCATGGAAGTGCTGCTCTTGGTAACTTGGGAAACTCATACATAGGCCTAGTAGATGAAAATAGGAAGAAATGCTTGCCTGACTTGATTACATATTCGACAATCATAAATGGACTGTGCAGCGATGGACGGCTAGATGAAGCTAAAAAGAAGTTTACGGAGATGTTGGGGAGAAACTTATATCCCGATTCAGTTGTCtatgatatttttctatttaactTATGCAAGAGAGGTAAGATATCATCTGCATTTCAGGTTCTCAAAGACATGGAGAGAAAAGGTTGCAACAAGACCCTGCGAACTTACAATTGCCTATTATTTGGGCTTGGTGTTACaaatcaaatatatgaaatgtttGGCCAGTTGAATGAGATGAAGGAGAGAGGCACTTCTCCTAATGTTAGCActtacaatattattcttcATTCTCTGTGTGAAGGACAAAGAAGCGAAGAAGCTGCTTTCATATTAGATGAGATGCTGCAGAAAGGAGTAACACCTAATTTGAATTCTTACAAATTGTTAATCAAAACCTTCTGCAGGACTGGGGAGTTCAGACCAGCACAGGATGTGTTTGAGATTGCAATCAGTGTATGTGGCCACAAGGAAGTACTTTATACTCTGATGTTCGAGGAGTTGCTTCTTGGAGGGGAAATCTTGGAAGCTAAGCAATTATTTGAGGCTTCAATAGAAAGATGCTTTGATTTGAGCAGTTTTTCTTACAAAGATCTCATTGACAAACTGTGCATCAATGAGAATTTTGATCTTGCTCATGATATTCTTAAGAAAATGGTGCAGCGGGGTTGTAGTTTTGATCCTGCACTTTTCATGCctgtgattgaatatttacTCAGCAAGGGAAATAAACATGAGGCTAATGAACTGACAGAAAGAATGCTTGCAATGGGTTCTAATGTTGAGGTTAAAAATATGGTTCACAATGGTGAGAAACAGTTAAATCGTGGCAAAAAACATAAAGACATTGGCAGTGATTGGGAAACTATTCTGCACAG AGATGATGGAAGTACAATGGCCTTGAAAACTTTGAAGCGAGTGCAGAAAGGCTGGGGTCACAGTAACTTATCACTAGCCCATAAGAATGACTTTCTCGATGATTTGGATGCTCCTTATTAA
- the LOC125190797 gene encoding pentatricopeptide repeat-containing protein At2g17140 isoform X2, translating to MEQAKMVAKALLRNSDNPHLAWLLFKRTLATNTKDFSFSHHTFSLIVPILIRAHMFSQLDSLHHHLLLFPTPPHHALFSLVKMLADAGRLHQAFSQFQSLRARLSTPPPSIVLYNLLIRASIQENCPNFVSWLYKDIIFSKVKLQTYTFNLLIGALCDAGRLEDACHLFDKMRDKGCQPNEYTFGILARGYCCDGLVDKGLCKEGKDDEAERLVERMKEDGLAPNVVTFNTRISSLCKAGKILEASRIFRDMQTSELELPKPNTVTHNIMLDGFYRERMLAEAEALVLSMKRDSIFSSVKSYNIWLLGLVSNGKLFEAQAVLKEMVDDGVQPNAHSYNILINGLCKSGMLADARRVVSLMITGGVSPDVTTYSALLQGYCRKGKNVEANKILNEMTRAGCVPNAYTYNILLHSLWREGRTEEAERLMQKMNERGDGLDTVSCNIVIDGLCRSGNVDKAVEIVSEMWTHGSAALGNLGNSYIGLVDENRKKCLPDLITYSTIINGLCSDGRLDEAKKKFTEMLGRNLYPDSVVYDIFLFNLCKRGKISSAFQVLKDMERKGCNKTLRTYNCLLFGLGVTNQIYEMFGQLNEMKERGTSPNVSTYNIILHSLCEGQRSEEAAFILDEMLQKGVTPNLNSYKLLIKTFCRTGEFRPAQDVFEIAISVCGHKEVLYTLMFEELLLGGEILEAKQLFEASIERCFDLSSFSYKDLIDKLCINENFDLAHDILKKMVQRGCSFDPALFMPVIEYLLSKGNKHEANELTERMLAMGSNVEVKNMVHNGEKQLNRGKKHKDIGSDWETILHRDDGSTMALKTLKRVQKGWGHSNLSLAHKNDFLDDLDAPY from the exons ATGGAACAAGCAAAAATGGTGGCCAAAGCTCTCCTCCGAAACTCCGACAATCCGCACCTGGCCTGGCTTCTCTTCAAGCGCACACTCGCCACCAATACTAAAGACTTCTCCTTTTCCCATCACACATTCTCTCTCATCGTCCCAATTCTCATCCGCGCCCACATGTTCTCTCAACTCGACTCTCTCCACCACCATCTCCTCCTCTTCCCAACGCCGCCGCATCATGCTTTGTTCTCCCTCGTCAAGATGTTGGCCGATGCTGGCCGACTTCACCAAGccttttctcaatttcaatcTCTTCGCGCCCGTTTGTCCACGCCACCGCCCTCAATTGTTCTCTACAATTTGTTAATTCGAGCTTCTATCCAAGAAAATTGCCCTAATTTTGTGTCCTGGCTTTATAAAGATATAATCTTTTCCAAGGTGAAGCTCCAGACTTATACTTTTAATCTCTTGATTGGCGCCTTGTGCGACGCGGGTCGTTTGGAGGATGCCTGCCActtgtttgataaaatgcGTGACAAAGGTTGTCAGCCTAATGAGTACACTTTTGGAATTTTGGCACGTGGTTATTGCTGCGATGGGCTCGTTGATAAAG GGTTGTGTAAAGAGGGTAAAGATGACGAAGCTGAGAGATTGGTGGAGAGGATGAAAGAGGATGGTCTGGCTCCAAATGTTGTTACCTTTAACACAAGGATATCTTCTCTCTGCAAAGCTGGGAAGATCTTGGAAGCGTCCAGGATATTCAGGGATATGCAAACGAGTGAGTTAGAATTGCCAAAGCCCAATACTGTGACACATAACATAATGTTGGATGGCTTTTACCGGGAAAGGATGTTAGCAGAAGCAGAAGCTCTAGTTTTATCTATGAAAAGGGATAGTATTTTCTCGAGTGTGAAGAGTTATAACATATGGCTGTTGGGTTTGGTGAGCAATGGAAAACTGTTTGAGGCTCAAGCAGTTCTAAAAGAAATGGTTGATGATGGAGTTCAACCAAATGCACACTCGTACAACATTTTGATTAACGGCTTATGTAAAAGTGGCATGCTTGCAGATGCAAGGAGAGTTGTTAGTTTGATGATAACTGGGGGTGTTTCCCCTGATGTAACTACTTATAGTGCATTGCTCCAGGGGTATTGCAGGAAAGGGAAGAATGTTGAGGCCAATAAAATTCTGAATGAGATGACTAGAGCTGGATGTGTGCCAAATGCTTACACTTACAATATATTGCTACACAGTTTGTGGAGAGAAGGAAGAACAGAAGAAGCGGAGAGGTTAATGCAGAAGATGAATGAACGAGGGGATGGATTAGATACTGTGAGCTGCAACATTGTGATTGATGGTTTGTGTAGAAGTGGGAATGTCGATAAAGCAGTTGAAATTGTGAGTGAAATGTGGACTCATGGAAGTGCTGCTCTTGGTAACTTGGGAAACTCATACATAGGCCTAGTAGATGAAAATAGGAAGAAATGCTTGCCTGACTTGATTACATATTCGACAATCATAAATGGACTGTGCAGCGATGGACGGCTAGATGAAGCTAAAAAGAAGTTTACGGAGATGTTGGGGAGAAACTTATATCCCGATTCAGTTGTCtatgatatttttctatttaactTATGCAAGAGAGGTAAGATATCATCTGCATTTCAGGTTCTCAAAGACATGGAGAGAAAAGGTTGCAACAAGACCCTGCGAACTTACAATTGCCTATTATTTGGGCTTGGTGTTACaaatcaaatatatgaaatgtttGGCCAGTTGAATGAGATGAAGGAGAGAGGCACTTCTCCTAATGTTAGCActtacaatattattcttcATTCTCTGTGTGAAGGACAAAGAAGCGAAGAAGCTGCTTTCATATTAGATGAGATGCTGCAGAAAGGAGTAACACCTAATTTGAATTCTTACAAATTGTTAATCAAAACCTTCTGCAGGACTGGGGAGTTCAGACCAGCACAGGATGTGTTTGAGATTGCAATCAGTGTATGTGGCCACAAGGAAGTACTTTATACTCTGATGTTCGAGGAGTTGCTTCTTGGAGGGGAAATCTTGGAAGCTAAGCAATTATTTGAGGCTTCAATAGAAAGATGCTTTGATTTGAGCAGTTTTTCTTACAAAGATCTCATTGACAAACTGTGCATCAATGAGAATTTTGATCTTGCTCATGATATTCTTAAGAAAATGGTGCAGCGGGGTTGTAGTTTTGATCCTGCACTTTTCATGCctgtgattgaatatttacTCAGCAAGGGAAATAAACATGAGGCTAATGAACTGACAGAAAGAATGCTTGCAATGGGTTCTAATGTTGAGGTTAAAAATATGGTTCACAATGGTGAGAAACAGTTAAATCGTGGCAAAAAACATAAAGACATTGGCAGTGATTGGGAAACTATTCTGCACAG AGATGATGGAAGTACAATGGCCTTGAAAACTTTGAAGCGAGTGCAGAAAGGCTGGGGTCACAGTAACTTATCACTAGCCCATAAGAATGACTTTCTCGATGATTTGGATGCTCCTTATTAA
- the LOC125187010 gene encoding U11/U12 small nuclear ribonucleoprotein 65 kDa protein: MQEAPPPPITHQLIRNSVEESPPSAVTLLVRHLPEAIPHDTLTRLFSHYGASSVRPFSHGRVKNCAFVDFKDEFSAYQAQKQLHGLRFLGKVMSVERANKGEGTKQKDNEREVREDAASVVKDVSVGSSTHASEPIAQKLGIEYPFPPHLEYAYPPPDGNILTNIVNALIAVPRFYTQVLHLMNKMNIPAPFRKALPTPPLPEFPSAPPPPPPSSNMEYLSSSESEMESSDEEVRQEARPKRKRAKKQAIVGPAVDKDVAHEAVGLKQVALVPKEKPIIKKKNPVLQIRIAQKQNQPELQDNDSAKELQEPIPESSSRETFATIEELNNGKLPPEEILSLPKFKNYTAGDPTPVLYIKNLAKDVVVDDFYFIFGSFFGSIDAAKFNLTVKLMQEGRMRGQAFVTFPTVELARNALSAVNGYVFKGKPVVIQFGRSPTAAAKLN; the protein is encoded by the exons ATGCAGgaggcgccgccgccgccgattACACATCAATTAATCAGGAATTCCGTCGAAGAATCACCGCCGTCGGCTGTTACCCTGCTGGTTCGGCATCTCCCGGAGGCCATTCCCCACGACACTCTTACCCGCCTCTTTTCCCACTACGGCGCCTCCTCTGTCCGCCCCTTTTCTCATGGACG GGTGAAAAATTGCGCTTTTGTTGATTTTAAGGATGAATTCTCAGCATACCAAGCACAGAAGCAGCTACATGg GTTGCGATTTCTCGGTAAAGTCATGTCTGTAGAGAGAGCTAATAAAGGTGAGGGGACTAAgcaaaaagataatgaaagAGAGGTTAGGGAGGATGCTGCCTCTGTGGTGAAAGATGTTTCTGTCGGGAGTAGTACACATGCTAGCGAACCAATTGCACAAAAACTTGGCATCGAATATCCATTTCCGCCCCATCTTGA ATATGCATATCCACCACCTGATGGTAACATCCTCACAAACATTGTAAATGCTCTTATTGCAGTTCCACGATTTTACACCCAG GTTTTACATTTGATGAACAAAATGAATATTCCCGCTCCATTCCGGAAGGCATTACCTACTCCACCTCTTCCAGAATTTCCATCAgcaccaccacctcctccaCCATCCTCTAACATGGAATATTTGTCCAGTAGCGAGTCAGAAATGGAGTCTTCAGATGAG GAAGTCAGACAAGAGGCTAGACCTAAGCGAAAGCGTGCCAAGAAACAAGCAATTGTTGGACCTGCTGTTGACAAGGATGTGGCTCACGAGGCTGTTGGATTGAAACAAGTTGCATTAGTTCCCAAAGAGAAGcctataataaaaaagaagaaccCTGTATTGCAG ATAAGAATagcacaaaaacaaaaccaacCTGAATTACAAGATAATGACTCTGCAAAGGAGTTGCAAGAACCAATCCCTGAATCTTCTTCTCGGGAAACTTTTGCAACTATAGAGGAACTAAATAATGGAAAATTGCCTCCTGAGGAAATCTTATCGCTCCCTAAATTTAAG AATTATACTGCTGGTGATCCTACTCCTGTGCTGTACATCAAGAACTTGGCCAAAGATGTGGTCGTTGATGACTTCTACTTTATATTTG GGTCATTTTTTGGGAGCATTGATGCTGCCAAGTTCAATCTTACTGTGAAGTTAATGCAG GAAGGAAGAATGAGGGGCCAAGCCTTCGTCACATTCCCAACAGTCGAGCTTGCTCGTAATGCCCTG AGCGCGGTAAATGGTTACGTATTTAAAGGAAAGCCCGTGGTGATTCAATTTGGGAGGAGCCCTACCGCTGCTGCTAAACTCAACTAG
- the LOC125190152 gene encoding probable galacturonosyltransferase 3 isoform X1 produces the protein MRGGLTSPSLSAIFLFLGINIVLSVRAEVSPTLRRENRLYAPSYDCPNCIERRDRGNISSTDHPWKDFDIIVTYSDPSGAVQIRSVRSRDLSSSWVWRNHRKEKHNRIVQDSFQTKLSYRKNGDSWSDNHQFQGETSQAQAYPVHPVKLKRQMLRRERRERRTADLIKQDKEIENQMQEEAIKRARELDTNIKGKYSIWRKEYENPNADSTVKLIRDQIIMAKAYATIAMAKNETVLYNSLIEQSRESQLAIGEATNDVELLPSALDQAKAMGHILATAKDQLYDCVLIARKLRVMLQSSETNVNSFKKKSTFLIQLAAKTVPRPLHCIPLVLTTDYHLSNYDKKVFPNKEKLEDPSLYHYAIFSDNVLATSVVVNSTTLHAKEPGRHVFHIVTDKLNFAAMKMWFLVNAPAGATIEVKNVDDFTWLNSSYCPVLRQLESARMIEYYFKAHQSSSLTGGADNLKYRNPKYLSMLNHLRFYLPEVYPKLDKILFLDDDIVVQKDLTPLWSVNLNGMVNGAVETCKESFHRFDKYLNFSNPKIADNFDPNACGWAFGMNIFDLIEWRKRDITGIYHHWQEMNEDRTLWKLGTLPPGLITFYNLTHPLDRSWHVLGLGYDPALNQTEIENAGVVHYNGNYKPWLDLAIAKYRSYWSKYVMYDNFYLQVCNLNQ, from the exons ATGAGAGGCGGTTTAACATCGCCATCTCTTTCCGCGATCTTCCTTTTCCTC GGTATCAACATTGTCTTGTCAGTCAGAGCAGAGGTTTCACCCACGCT TCGAAGAGAAAACAGACTGTATGCCCCATCATATGACTGCCCAAACTGCATTGAAAGAAGG GATCGAGGAAATATCAGTTCTACTGATCATCCTTGGAAG GATTTTGACATAATTGTAACATACAGCGACCCTTCTGGTGCTGTTCAAATTAGGAGTGTTAGATCTAGAGACCTATCTTCTTCATGGGTATGGAGAAACCATAGAAAGGAGAAACACAATAGA ATAGTACAGGACTCATTTCAAACTAAACTGAGCTATAGAAAAAATGGGGACAGTTGGAGTGACAATCACCAATTTCAAGGTGAAACCTCACAAGCACAAGCGTATCCGGTGCATCCTGTGAAACTTAAGAGACAG ATGCTACGACGGGAAAGGAGGGAGAGGAGAACTGCAGATCTGATAAAACAAGACAAAGAGATAGAAAACCAAATGCAAGAAGAAGCCATTAAACGAGCTAGGGAGCTTGACACCAATATCAAGGGGAAATACAGCATATGGAGGAAAGAGTATGAAAATCCCAACGCTGACTCCACAGTAAAACTTATACGAGACCAGATCATAATGGCCAAGGCTTATGCAACAATTGCTATGGCTAAGAATGAGACCGTGCTTTATAATTCTCTGATTGAACAGTCCAGAGAAAGTCAACTTGCAATAGGAGAAGCAACAAACGATGTTGAACTCCTTCCAAG TGCTCTTGATCAAGCGAAAGCCATGGGACACATTCTAGCTACAGCAAAGGACCAGTTATATGATTGTGTTCTGATAGCAAGAAAGTTGAGAGTAATGCTTCAATCTAGTGAGACTAATGTAAATTCGTTCAAGAAGAAGAGCACATTTCTGATACAGCTTGCTGCAAAAACTGTTCCCAGACCATTGCATTGCATTCCCTTAGTTCTCACCACAGATTATCACCTAagtaattatgataaaaaagtTTTTCCTAACAAAGAAAAACTTGAAGATCCATCTTTGTACCATTATGCCATCTTTTCTGATAATGTACTTGCAACATCTGTGGTCGTGAACTCAACAACACTACACGCAAAAGAACCTGGAAGGCATGTGTTCCATATAGTCACCGATAAGCTGAACTTTGCAGCTATGAAAATGTGGTTTCTAGTAAATGCTCCTGCAGGTGCAACAATTGAAGTTAAGAACGTTGATGACTTCACTTGGCTGAATTCTTCATACTGTCCTGTCCTCCGTCAGCTTGAATCTGCACGGATGATAGAATACTATTTCAAGGCACATCAATCATCATCTCTCACTGGTGGTGCTGACAATCTCAAATATAGGAACCCAAAGTACTTGTCAATGCTTAATCATCTTAGATTTTACCTTCCTGAAGTTTATCCAAAGCTGGATAAGATATTGTTCCTGGATGATGACATTGTTGTTCAGAAGGACCTGACACCTCTATGGTCTGTTAATCTGAATGGGATGGTGAATGGTGCTGTGGAAACCTGCAAAGAGAGCTTCCATAGGTTTGACAAGTATCTGAACTTTTCAAATCCAAAGATAGCTGATAATTTTGATCCAAATGCTTGCGGCTGGGCATTTGGCATGAATATCTTTGATTTGATCGAATGGAGGAAACGTGACATTACTGGAATATATCATCACTGGCAAGAAATG AATGAGGACAGGACTCTCTGGAAACTTGGGACGCTGCCACCGGGGCTGATAACTTTCTACAACTTGACCCACCCTCTGGATCGGAGTTGGCACGTTCTTGGGTTGGGCTACGACCCAGCTCTTAACCAGACAGAGATAGAGAATGCTGGTGTTGTACATTATAATGGAAACTATAAACCATGGTTGGATCTTGCCATAGCCAAGTACAGATCATACTGGTCCAAATATGTCATGTATGATAACTTCTATTTACAAGTGTGCAACCTGAATCAATAA
- the LOC125190152 gene encoding probable galacturonosyltransferase 3 isoform X2 has protein sequence MRGGLTSPSLSAIFLFLGINIVLSVRAEVSPTLRRENRLYAPSYDCPNCIERRDRGNISSTDHPWKDFDIIVTYSDPSGAVQIRSVRSRDLSSSWVWRNHRKEKHNRDSFQTKLSYRKNGDSWSDNHQFQGETSQAQAYPVHPVKLKRQMLRRERRERRTADLIKQDKEIENQMQEEAIKRARELDTNIKGKYSIWRKEYENPNADSTVKLIRDQIIMAKAYATIAMAKNETVLYNSLIEQSRESQLAIGEATNDVELLPSALDQAKAMGHILATAKDQLYDCVLIARKLRVMLQSSETNVNSFKKKSTFLIQLAAKTVPRPLHCIPLVLTTDYHLSNYDKKVFPNKEKLEDPSLYHYAIFSDNVLATSVVVNSTTLHAKEPGRHVFHIVTDKLNFAAMKMWFLVNAPAGATIEVKNVDDFTWLNSSYCPVLRQLESARMIEYYFKAHQSSSLTGGADNLKYRNPKYLSMLNHLRFYLPEVYPKLDKILFLDDDIVVQKDLTPLWSVNLNGMVNGAVETCKESFHRFDKYLNFSNPKIADNFDPNACGWAFGMNIFDLIEWRKRDITGIYHHWQEMNEDRTLWKLGTLPPGLITFYNLTHPLDRSWHVLGLGYDPALNQTEIENAGVVHYNGNYKPWLDLAIAKYRSYWSKYVMYDNFYLQVCNLNQ, from the exons ATGAGAGGCGGTTTAACATCGCCATCTCTTTCCGCGATCTTCCTTTTCCTC GGTATCAACATTGTCTTGTCAGTCAGAGCAGAGGTTTCACCCACGCT TCGAAGAGAAAACAGACTGTATGCCCCATCATATGACTGCCCAAACTGCATTGAAAGAAGG GATCGAGGAAATATCAGTTCTACTGATCATCCTTGGAAG GATTTTGACATAATTGTAACATACAGCGACCCTTCTGGTGCTGTTCAAATTAGGAGTGTTAGATCTAGAGACCTATCTTCTTCATGGGTATGGAGAAACCATAGAAAGGAGAAACACAATAGA GACTCATTTCAAACTAAACTGAGCTATAGAAAAAATGGGGACAGTTGGAGTGACAATCACCAATTTCAAGGTGAAACCTCACAAGCACAAGCGTATCCGGTGCATCCTGTGAAACTTAAGAGACAG ATGCTACGACGGGAAAGGAGGGAGAGGAGAACTGCAGATCTGATAAAACAAGACAAAGAGATAGAAAACCAAATGCAAGAAGAAGCCATTAAACGAGCTAGGGAGCTTGACACCAATATCAAGGGGAAATACAGCATATGGAGGAAAGAGTATGAAAATCCCAACGCTGACTCCACAGTAAAACTTATACGAGACCAGATCATAATGGCCAAGGCTTATGCAACAATTGCTATGGCTAAGAATGAGACCGTGCTTTATAATTCTCTGATTGAACAGTCCAGAGAAAGTCAACTTGCAATAGGAGAAGCAACAAACGATGTTGAACTCCTTCCAAG TGCTCTTGATCAAGCGAAAGCCATGGGACACATTCTAGCTACAGCAAAGGACCAGTTATATGATTGTGTTCTGATAGCAAGAAAGTTGAGAGTAATGCTTCAATCTAGTGAGACTAATGTAAATTCGTTCAAGAAGAAGAGCACATTTCTGATACAGCTTGCTGCAAAAACTGTTCCCAGACCATTGCATTGCATTCCCTTAGTTCTCACCACAGATTATCACCTAagtaattatgataaaaaagtTTTTCCTAACAAAGAAAAACTTGAAGATCCATCTTTGTACCATTATGCCATCTTTTCTGATAATGTACTTGCAACATCTGTGGTCGTGAACTCAACAACACTACACGCAAAAGAACCTGGAAGGCATGTGTTCCATATAGTCACCGATAAGCTGAACTTTGCAGCTATGAAAATGTGGTTTCTAGTAAATGCTCCTGCAGGTGCAACAATTGAAGTTAAGAACGTTGATGACTTCACTTGGCTGAATTCTTCATACTGTCCTGTCCTCCGTCAGCTTGAATCTGCACGGATGATAGAATACTATTTCAAGGCACATCAATCATCATCTCTCACTGGTGGTGCTGACAATCTCAAATATAGGAACCCAAAGTACTTGTCAATGCTTAATCATCTTAGATTTTACCTTCCTGAAGTTTATCCAAAGCTGGATAAGATATTGTTCCTGGATGATGACATTGTTGTTCAGAAGGACCTGACACCTCTATGGTCTGTTAATCTGAATGGGATGGTGAATGGTGCTGTGGAAACCTGCAAAGAGAGCTTCCATAGGTTTGACAAGTATCTGAACTTTTCAAATCCAAAGATAGCTGATAATTTTGATCCAAATGCTTGCGGCTGGGCATTTGGCATGAATATCTTTGATTTGATCGAATGGAGGAAACGTGACATTACTGGAATATATCATCACTGGCAAGAAATG AATGAGGACAGGACTCTCTGGAAACTTGGGACGCTGCCACCGGGGCTGATAACTTTCTACAACTTGACCCACCCTCTGGATCGGAGTTGGCACGTTCTTGGGTTGGGCTACGACCCAGCTCTTAACCAGACAGAGATAGAGAATGCTGGTGTTGTACATTATAATGGAAACTATAAACCATGGTTGGATCTTGCCATAGCCAAGTACAGATCATACTGGTCCAAATATGTCATGTATGATAACTTCTATTTACAAGTGTGCAACCTGAATCAATAA